The Desulfovibrio aminophilus genome contains the following window.
GGTGGCGGCCTTCATGCGGCCCTGCGAGGTCCGGGCCTTCGTGGAGCTCTGCAAGCTGAACCAGGGCAGCATGGAGAACGCCCTGATCATCAGCGCGGACTGCCCCGGGGCCTTCACCAACGCCGACTATCCGACCTTCGCCGGGAACGGCGACCCGGCCGCCGCCGAGATGGACTTCCTGCGGGCCGTGGGCCGGGGGAGTTTCAACGGCGTGGAGATCGCCCGGGCCTGCTCGGTCTGCGAGCATCCGGCCAGCGCCGAGGCCGACCTGGTCATCGGCCTCTTCGGCCAGGATCCGGCCCAGGGCCTGCTGCTCCTGGCCAACACCCCGCGCGGCGAGGGCTTCATGACCCGCCTGCAGCTGCCCGAGGCCGCCGACGACGGGTCCCGGGCCAAGGCGCTCGGGGAGCTGGCCGTCGAGCGGAGCGCCGCCCGCGACCAGATGTTCGAGGAGACGTCCGCGGCCACCTCGGACATGAACGGGCTGTCCAACTTCCTCGCGGCCTGCGTGAACTGCTACAACTGCCGGATGGCCTGCCCGGTCTGCTACTGCAAGGAGTGCGTCTTCCTCACGGACGTCTTCGACCACAAGCCGTGGCAGTACCTCTCCTGGGCCCGCCAGCGCGGCAGCCTGAAGATGCCCACGGACACCGTCTTCTTCCACATCACCCGCCTGGCCCACATGAGCACGGCCTGCGTGGGCTGCGGGCAGTGCTCCAACGCCTGTCCCAACGGGGTGCCGGTCATGGAGCTGTTCCGCACCATCGCCGCCTCCACCCAGCAGGCCTTCGAGTACGAGGCGGGCCGGAGCCTCAACGAGCCGCCGCCGCTCACCGTGTTCCGGGAGCGGGAGTTCGCCGAGGTCACCGGAGGACTGGAGTAGTCCCCGTCGAGGGGACCGCGAGGGACGCGGGAGGATCGCATGAAGAAGGAATACGGAGCCCTGGTGGTTGGCGCCGGAATCGGCGGCATCCGTGCCGCCCTGGACCTGGCCGAGACCGGGTACAAGGTGGCCCTCATCGATGCCCGGCCGAACCTGGGAGGCATCCTGACGCAGCTCGACCTGCAATTCCCCACGGACCGCTGCGGGA
Protein-coding sequences here:
- a CDS encoding 4Fe-4S binding protein, with the protein product MGTIARIEVKDGNPVAALRELCARLLADDEVAAVLVPRRLPGTNGTMPALVTDPAELRDAEPLAPSFRINGARMLARLTRGGTDGGLVAAFMRPCEVRAFVELCKLNQGSMENALIISADCPGAFTNADYPTFAGNGDPAAAEMDFLRAVGRGSFNGVEIARACSVCEHPASAEADLVIGLFGQDPAQGLLLLANTPRGEGFMTRLQLPEAADDGSRAKALGELAVERSAARDQMFEETSAATSDMNGLSNFLAACVNCYNCRMACPVCYCKECVFLTDVFDHKPWQYLSWARQRGSLKMPTDTVFFHITRLAHMSTACVGCGQCSNACPNGVPVMELFRTIAASTQQAFEYEAGRSLNEPPPLTVFREREFAEVTGGLE